The sequence below is a genomic window from Candidatus Acetothermia bacterium.
GGGCTCTTATGGCCCTTGCCTTATTGCTAGTCAGCGGGACCACGTTCCTGGCTTCGGCAGAAGCCTGTAGCAACTACAAGGTGGAGTTCCGTGAGGCCACCTTCGATGGAACCAACACCACATTCAACTACCGCGTATATTGTTATGACGACCCTGCGATCAGCCATTGGGTCATGGGTTTTCCTAGTCAGTGCGCGGACTGCAAGTATGTGGTTGGCGCGGGACCTTACTCAAACTGGAAATGCGGGACTGATCCCACCACTGGCGTGTACGGGGTGAAGTTCGACGTCGGCATAGATCCGGGACAGTACAAGGACTTCTGGATCAAGCTCTCTGGGTATTGGCCCACCGGGTCTGTTCAAGTTGCGGTCAAGGCAGGAACACTGCGTTGCTATTACGAAGTGCTAGGTCCTGCTTGCCCTGTAGCGTGCAACGTTACGGTGAGCGTGACCCCGACGTCGGGTGAGCTCAACTGCAGCATGTCGAGGGTCCTCNNNNNNNNNNNNNNNNNNNNNNNNNNNNNNNNNNNNNNNNNNNNNNNNNNNNNNNNNNNNNNNNNNNNNNNNNNNNNNNNNNNNNNNNNNNNNNNNNNNCGGTCCCGAACCCGCAGGTGAGCGTGACCCCGACGTCGGGTGAGCTCAACTGCAGCATGTCGAGGGTCCTCCTCACGGCGAGCGTGACCGGTGGGGAGGCCCCGTACAGCTACCAGTGGTACAAGGACGGGACCCCGATCGCCGGTGCCACAGGTGCGACGTACGAGGCGACCCAGGCCGGGACGTACCACGTGGTGGTGACGGACGCGAACGGGTGCACGGACGACTCGAACGAAACAGTAGTGACCGAGGTTCCAACTCCCATTGGGGCGCTCGCGATCACCAAAGTGGTGGAGCCGCCGTTCGATCAGACCCCGGTTGGGGTGGGGGACGTCATCCATTACACGGTTCGGGTGAGCAACCCCGGTCCTGTGGACCTCACCGACGTGGACGTCACCGACTCCCGCATCCCCATCCTCGCCGGGCCGGTGGGCGACGACGGCGACGGCGTGTTGGAGCCAGGCGGGATCTGGACCTACACCGGCACCTATACCGTGACCCAGCGGGACATGGGCAGCATCATCGCCAACACCGCCACGGCCACCGCGGTCGATCCCTGTGGCCGCCTCATTGCCTCTGCCCCCGCCGTGACCCGGACGCCGTGCGTCAACTGTGTGGACAACCCACCCGCGGCGCAGGATCAGACCGTGATCACCTGCATGGATGTGCCCCTCAACCTGACCTTGGTCGGGCGCGATCCGGATCTCGGACTGGTCCCGCCGACTGAGCGTTCCCTCTCGTTCAGCATCCTGGGGGCGCCGCTGCACGGCACGATCAGCGGGAACCTGACCGTGGTCAGCTACACCCTCCCGGACCTCGCCTCGGTCAACGTGACCTATACACCGGCCCCCGGATTCGTGGGGACGGATGCGTTTACGTTCATGGTCCAAGACCCCTACGGCCTCTTCGCCACCGCCACGGTCCTGATCAATGTTGACCGGTGCGGCCAGGAGGAGGTGGCCGGCGCCGCCGGCGCGGCGGCAAGCCCAGTGGTGATCAACGAGGTAGCTTGGGGCGGCACCAACGCCAGCCCTGAGGACCAGTGGATCGAGCTCGCCAACACCACCGATCAGGCGATCGACCTCACCGGGTGGATCCTGCGCTGG
It includes:
- a CDS encoding lamin tail domain-containing protein, which translates into the protein VPNPQVSVTPTSGELNCSMSRVLLTASVTGGEAPYSYQWYKDGTPIAGATGATYEATQAGTYHVVVTDANGCTDDSNETVVTEVPTPIGALAITKVVEPPFDQTPVGVGDVIHYTVRVSNPGPVDLTDVDVTDSRIPILAGPVGDDGDGVLEPGGIWTYTGTYTVTQRDMGSIIANTATATAVDPCGRLIASAPAVTRTPCVNCVDNPPAAQDQTVITCMDVPLNLTLVGRDPDLGLVPPTERSLSFSILGAPLHGTISGNLTVVSYTLPDLASVNVTYTPAPGFVGTDAFTFMVQDPYGLFATATVLINVDRCGQEEVAGAAGAAASPVVINEVAWGGTNASPEDQWIELANTTDQAIDLTGWILRWRRKQPATPEEAKWKVVELRGEIPAHGYYLLERRHDNVVSDISADLVYDTEPPHLLRLSGLGEVMELVDPDGNVVDMANADNPNRDGWAGGSGAPHPATMERIDPASPDRDDNWTANRGIVVNGFDARKALLTGTAGATNEETVIQGVGPGIPQLVRQGERIAVFATLPAPVHELKEVPRVTLALVDGVAGGAGAFVAPEVQAGAVSERRLPGTPNCEVLVDTSRLAPGTYRVWITLGPQTFLALTIQVIGRR